Proteins from one Oncorhynchus tshawytscha isolate Ot180627B linkage group LG16, Otsh_v2.0, whole genome shotgun sequence genomic window:
- the LOC112233011 gene encoding transcription factor HES-5-like translates to MAPTMTRQITYSEQNLSLTKVKKPAVEKMRRDRINTSIEQLKSLLAPEFLLQQPDSKQEKADILEMTVYFLSRQQQAGSSSTVVANGSYSHCVQEAVSFLSQCEVKTQSHSRLLTHFHSLQTSSQHSQAPRSLSPLGSPIDQATTKGVMRPISHPLWRPW, encoded by the exons ATGGCACCAACAATGACTAGACAGATTACCTACTCTGAGCAGAACCTCTCACTTACTAAG GTAAAGAAGCCAGCTGTGGAGAAGATGCGCAGAGATCGCATCAACACCAGCATCGAGCAGCTCAAGTCCCTCCTGGCTCCCgagttcctcctgcagcagccTGACTCCAAGCAGGAGAAGGCTGACATCTTGGAGATGACCGTCTATTTCCTGAGCCGACAGCAGCAGGCAGGGAGTTCCTCCACCGTGGTAGCCAATGGGAGCTACTCTCACTGTGTGCAGGAGGCTGTCAGCTTCCTGTCGCAGTGTGAGGTGAAGACACAGTCCCACAGCAGGCTGCTGACCCACTTCCACAGCCTGCAGACATCCAGCCAACACAGCCAGGCTCCCAGGTCCCTCTCCCCGCTGGGCTCCCCAATAGACCAGGCCACCACCAAGGGTGTGATGAGACCCATCTCCCATCCGCTCTGGAGGCCCTGGTAG
- the LOC112233082 gene encoding taste receptor type 1 member 1-like encodes MGVCVILGWLVLVLTGQRLTEGNSLQLSGDYSISCLFPLHNLATSGSNLPDMEACKKGKSNKHGYHLIQAMRFAVEEINNGTKNQHLLPGVTLGYQAYDICNTPASVLATLDLLAQQLQRTSGNKTGGDQRAVAVIGPDSSSYTFPPAAMLGSYLVPQISYEATNELLSNKHLYPSFFRTIPSDRNQVDAMIQLLVRFNWTWIVLLGSDNSYGLQGMQRLSQQAAYYDICIAYQGVIPDLTSATNQTMRSIVKGILKTKVNTIVVFSSKSKVSGFFPFVIEQGVTGKVWIGTEDWSVATLVSGIPGIHTIGTVLGISIKYAAIAGFETFESHVVSKLLRDTSNGMMDLRVDCLQNTDLYSMAVKNFSLDGYDMTSSYNVYKAVYAVAHALHQALGCDSGECQKIEVQPWQLLPLLKQVRFSVGNSSVYFDENGDPPTGYDIVTWVWRGTEWSLRVVGSYTPDPTDLTVDPAQIEWASDIDNLGKEVPPSICSPECPTGHRKLQTGQHKCCFDCLACPAHTFLNSTGSTWCQACELHQWSTEASKVCLDRTVLLLAWDAPLSLALLVLLALTLFMTLGSGVVFLLNLGTPVAKSAGGRTCLVMLLALTAAAASALCHFGLPSRPACLLKQPLFVFSFTVCLACVTVRSFQVVCIFKLSSKLPRAYDTWAKNHGPEVTVLVVSMTVLSMSALRVALNPPYPSQDVDFYSNCIVTECSNTLSFGAMIELAYVSVLSMLCFSFSYMGKDLPANYNEAKCITFSLMVYMISWISFFTIYFVTRAEFAMAMHVLAIVSSVLGILGGYFMPKVYIMVLRPKMNTTAHFQNCIQMYTMNKQ; translated from the exons atgggtgtgtgtgtcatCCTGGGCTGGTTGGTACTGGTCCTGACTGGCCAACGGCTGACTGAGGGAAACAGTCTGCAGCTTTCAGGGGACTACTCCATCTCGTGTCTCTTTCCGCTCCACAATTTAGCCACCTCCGGTTCCAACCTACCAGACATGGAAGCCTGCAAAAA AGGCAAATCTAATAAACATGGCTATCATTTGATACAAGCCATGAGATTCGCTGTGGAGGAGATCAACAACGGCACCAAAAACCAACATCTTCTCCCAGGGGTGACGCTGGGTTACCAGGCGTATGACATCTGCAATACACCAGCCAGTGTCCTGGCCACTCTGGACCTCCTGGCCCAACAGTTACAGAGAACTTCAGGGAACAAGACGGGTGGTGACCAGAGAGCAGTGGCAGTGATTGGGCCTGATAGTAGCAGTTATACCTTTCCCCCGGCTGCAATGCTTGgctcctatctggtgccacag ATATCCTATGAAGCCACAAATGAATTGCTGAGCAACAAGCACCTCTACCCATCCTTCTTCCGCACCATCCCCAGTGACAGGAACCAGGTGGACGCCATGATCCAGCTGCTGGTCCGTTTTAACTGGACCTGGATCGTGCTACTGGGCAGTGATAACTCCTACGGCCTCCAGGGCATGCAGAGGCTCTCCCAACAGGCGGCCTACTACGACATCTGCATCGCCTACCAAGGAGTCATCCCCGACCTCACCTCGGCCACCAACCAGACCATGAGGAGCATTGTCAAGGGCATCTTGAAGACCAAGGTCAACACTATTGTTGTCTTCTCCAGCAAAAGCAAAGTTAGTGGGTTCTTCCCATTTGTCATAGAGCAGGGTGTAACTGGCAAGGTGTGGATAGGGACAGAGGACTGGTCAGTGGCCACTCTAGTGTCGGGGATACCAGGGATTCACACCATCGGAACTGTTCTAGGCATCTCGATCAAATACGCAGCCATAGCTGGGTTTGAGACGTTCGAAAGCCATGTTGTTTCAAAGTTACTTAGGGACACCTCCAATGGCATGATGGACCTGAGGGTTGACTGTTTGCAAAATACGGATCTCTATAGCATGGCAGTAAAAAACTTCTCTTTGGATGGCTATGACATGACATCCTCTTATAATGTTTACAAGGCTGTATATGCTGTGGCCCATGCACTGCACCAAGCACTTGGTTGTGACTCAGGTGAATGCCAAAAGATTGAAGTACAACCTTGGCAG cttcTGCCACTGTTAAAGCAGGTGAGATTCTCTGTTGGGAACTCCTCTGTGTACTTTGATGAGAACGGAGACCCGCCCACAGGATATGACATCGTGACCTGGGTTTGGAGGGGAACAGAGTGGTCTCTCCGAGTGGTGGGCTCTTACACTCCAGACCCCACTGACCTCACAGTGGACCCTGCTCAAATTGAATGGGCTAGTGACATTGACAACCTGGGAAAA GAGGTGCCTCCGTCAATATGCTCTCCAGAATGCCCTACAGGTCACAGGAAGCTgcagacaggacaacacaagtgCTGCTTTGATTGCCTGGCCTGTCCTGCTCACACCTTCCTCAACAGTACTG GATCTACCTGGTGTCAGGCGTGTGAGCTCCACCAGTGGTCCACAGAGGCGAGCAAGGTGTGTCTGGATCGGACGGTCCTGCTGCTGGCTTGGGACGCCCCCCTGTCTCTTGCTCTGCTGGTCCTCCTGGCTCTGACCCTGTTCATGACCCTTGGGTCAGGGGTCGTCTTCCTCCTCAACCTGGGCACCCCTGTGGCCAAGTCGGCTGGCGGGCGCACCTGCCTGGTGATGCTTCTGGCCCTAACCGCGGCGGCCGCCAGCGCCCTGTGCCACTTTGGCCTCCCATCTCGGCCCGCCTGCCTCCTCAAGCAGCCCCTCTTCGTCTTCAGCTTCACCGTGTGTCTGGCGTGCGTCACCGTGCGCTCCTTCCAAGTGGTCTGCATCTTTAAGCTGTCTTCCAAGCTGCCCCGTGCCTATGATACCTGGGCTAAGAACCACGGGCCTGAAGTCACCGTCCTTGTCGTGTCCATGACAGTGTTGTCGATGTCTGCACTCCGGGTTGCTCTAAACCCCCCGTACCCCTCCCAGGACGTGGACTTCTACTCCAACTGCATTGTCACAGAGTGTAGTAACACCCTCTCTTTCGGTGCCATGATAGAACTAGCCTACGTCTCTGTGCTCAGcatgctctgtttctccttcagTTACATGGGCAAAGACCTGCCAGCCAACTATAATGAGGCCAAATGTATCACCTTTAGTCTCATGGTCTACATGATCTCCTGGATCAGCTTCTTCACCATCTATTTTGTCACAAGGGCGGAGTTTGCCATGGCCATGCATGTGCTggccatagtgtccagtgtgctCGGTATTCTCGGTGGTTATTTCATGCCCAAGGTCTACATCATGGTGCTGAGGCCCAAAATGAACACAACGGCCCATTTCCAAAACTGTATTCAGATGTATACCATGAACAAACAGTGA
- the LOC112233012 gene encoding transcription factor HES-5-like, giving the protein MAPCSTNFSFQHLRFAEKDIKIRKPIVEKMRRDRINGCIEQLKLILEKEFHKQDPNTKLEKADILEMTVSFLRQQLQPDPSQRDYGEGYSQCCRESLQFLSGSPKRDTTSIITSAGPLQGLQQQLSTQVQRSIQQHPVVHSTSPVSSTLRPTTNTNTTLQDTGAKGPVWRPW; this is encoded by the exons ATGGCTCCCTGTTCAACCAACTTCTCTTTCCAGCACCTGAGGTTCGCAGAAAAAGACATTAAG ATAAGGAAACCCATTGTGGAGAAGATGCGTCGGGATCGCATCAACGGCTGCATCGAGCAGCTCAAGCTCATCCTGGAGAAGGAGTTCCACAAACAGGACCCCAACACCAAGCTGGAGAAAGCCGACATCCTGGAGATGACCGTGAGCTTCCTGAGGCAGCAGCTGCAGCCGGATCCATCTCAGAGGGACTACGGCGAGGGTTATTCACAATGTTGTAGGGAGTCTCTGCAGTTCCTGTCCGGAAGCCCCAAGAGAGACACCACTTCCATCATCACCTCGGCTGGACCTCTTCAGGGGCTCCAGCAGCAGCTCTCCACCCAGGTCCAGAGATCCATCCAGCAGCACCCAGTGGTCCATTCCACCTCCCCAGTCTCCTCCACCCTCCGACCCACCACTAACACCAACACCACGCTCCAGGACACAGGAGCTAAAGGCCCAGTCTGGAGGCCCTGGTAG